The following coding sequences are from one Papilio machaon chromosome 8, ilPapMach1.1, whole genome shotgun sequence window:
- the LOC106719059 gene encoding uncharacterized protein LOC106719059 isoform X1: MLKACLECIAGSRVDNEEVDVSRRMNGSSQRAPPWPVTQLKNEIMFVLPKQLSAGDEITVAGNMIDNPQVLTVSLLTGSMSPDYQNIACQLEASFPANPTNPNRLLLKVIQNGNDEAVLGDYQSFLATELFTDLSFKFGFSIRVSRSYQSEHIIDIYVGESFLEQITLKHNIDDIRFLSLSGDVAKVEVLEFKFA; this comes from the exons ATGCTGAAAGCATGTTTGGAATGCATCGCTgg ATCTCGCGTTGACAATGAAGAAGTGGATGTTAGCAGACGCATGAATGGTAGCAGTCAGAGAGCTCCGCCTTGGCCAGTAACCCAGTTAAAAAACGAAATCATGTTCGTCTTACCGAAGCAATTGAGTGCAGGTGATGAGATCACTGTTGCTGGTAATATGATTGATAACCCACAAGT ATTGACAGTAAGTTTACTAACAGGCAGTATGTCACCTGACTATCAAAATATTGCATGCCAACTAGAAGCATCATTTCCGGCTAATCCAACAAATCCAAACCGCTTGTTATTGAAAGTTATTCAAAATGGAAATGATGAAGCAGTTCTTGGAGACTATCAATCCTTTCTTGCTACAGAATTATTCACAG atTTGAGCTTCAAATTTGGTTTCTCTATAAGAGTAAGTAGAAGTTATCAAAGTGAACACATAATAGATATTTATGTTGGCGAATCATTTTTGgaacaaattacattaaaacataatatagatGATATAAGATTCCTATCATTGAGTGGTGATGTTGCTAAAGTTGAAGTGTTAGAATTTAAGTTTGCATGA
- the LOC106719059 gene encoding uncharacterized protein LOC106719059 isoform X2, translated as MNGSSQRAPPWPVTQLKNEIMFVLPKQLSAGDEITVAGNMIDNPQVLTVSLLTGSMSPDYQNIACQLEASFPANPTNPNRLLLKVIQNGNDEAVLGDYQSFLATELFTDLSFKFGFSIRVSRSYQSEHIIDIYVGESFLEQITLKHNIDDIRFLSLSGDVAKVEVLEFKFA; from the exons ATGAATGGTAGCAGTCAGAGAGCTCCGCCTTGGCCAGTAACCCAGTTAAAAAACGAAATCATGTTCGTCTTACCGAAGCAATTGAGTGCAGGTGATGAGATCACTGTTGCTGGTAATATGATTGATAACCCACAAGT ATTGACAGTAAGTTTACTAACAGGCAGTATGTCACCTGACTATCAAAATATTGCATGCCAACTAGAAGCATCATTTCCGGCTAATCCAACAAATCCAAACCGCTTGTTATTGAAAGTTATTCAAAATGGAAATGATGAAGCAGTTCTTGGAGACTATCAATCCTTTCTTGCTACAGAATTATTCACAG atTTGAGCTTCAAATTTGGTTTCTCTATAAGAGTAAGTAGAAGTTATCAAAGTGAACACATAATAGATATTTATGTTGGCGAATCATTTTTGgaacaaattacattaaaacataatatagatGATATAAGATTCCTATCATTGAGTGGTGATGTTGCTAAAGTTGAAGTGTTAGAATTTAAGTTTGCATGA